One Vigna unguiculata cultivar IT97K-499-35 chromosome 7, ASM411807v1, whole genome shotgun sequence genomic region harbors:
- the LOC114191777 gene encoding uncharacterized protein LOC114191777, translating to MANHDLILGQSHNLALGHDQQLVLGHNHNLGLQNHALELGSAHEHHLDLGQTHDHELGLGHAHDHELGLGQNHDHEGDADHTYEHEHELAMDQKPEHDDHDLPLPGQNHELVLSENNDLTVSENQELDENMALGVVQNSELGIDSANDMDVQQSQLVLASTPPIIQVRTASPSFELSVGQEFPDVKSCRRALRDTAIALHFEMQTIKSDKTRFTAKCASEGCPWRIHAAKLPGVPTFTIRTIHENHSCGGISHLGHHQASVQWVANSVEQRLKENPNYKPKEILEEIHRVHGITLSYKQAWRGKERIMAAMRGSFEEGYRLLPQYCEQVKRTNPGSIASVYGSPVDCCFQRLFISFQASIYGFLNACRPLLGLDRTYLKSKYLGTLLLATGFDGDGALFPLAFGVVDEENDENWMWFLSELHNLLEIHTENMPRLTILSDRQKGIVDGVEANFPTAFHGFCMRHLSDSFRKEFNNTMLVNLLWDAANALTVIEFEAKILEIEEISQDAAYWIRRIPPRLWATAYFEGQRFGHLTANIVESLNTWILEASGLPIIQMMECIRRQLMTWFNERRETSMQWTSILVPSAERRVAEALDRARTYQVLRANDAEFEVISHEGTNIVDIRNRCCLCRGWQLYGLPCAHAVAALLSCRQNVHRFTESCFTVATYRKTYSQTIHPIPDKSLWKELSEGDANAAKATEIVINPPKSLRPPGRPRKKRVRAEDRGRVKRVVHCSRCNQTGHFRTTCAAPI from the coding sequence ATGGCTAACCACGATTTGATTCTTGGTCAAAGTCACAATTTGGCACTTGGTCATGATCAACAACTGGTGCTGGGCCATAACCACAATTTGGGCCTCCAGAACCATGCATTAGAACTGGGATCAGCCCATGAGCACCATTTAGATCTGGGACAAACCCATGATCATGAACTGGGCTTGGGACATGCCCATGATCATGAATTGGGATTAGGACAAAACCATGATCATGAAGGTGATGCTGATCACACTTATGAGCATGAGCATGAGCTAGCCATGGATCAAAAACCGGAGCATGATGATCATGACTTGCCTCTTCCTGGACAAAATCACGAGTTAGTCCTATCTGAGAACAATGATTTGACTGTTTCAGAGAACCAAGAACTTGATGAGAACATGGCCCTGGGTGTGGTTCAGAACTCAGAACTGGGAATTGATTCTGCAAATGATATGGATGTTCAACAATCACAGCTTGTGCTTGCTTCCACACCTCCAATAATTCAGGTTCGTACTGCAAGTCCTAGTTTTGAATTGTCAGTGGGGCAAGAATTCCCTGATGTCAAGAGTTGCCGAAGGGCATTGAGGGATACAGCAATTGCTCTGCACTTTGAGATGCAGACTATAAAATCTGACAAGACCCGCTTTACTGCTAAGTGTGCTAGTGAAGGATGTCCCTGGCGCATTCACGCAGCTAAGCTCCCAGGGGTTCCAACCTTTACTATTAGGACAATTCATGAGAATCATTCATGTGGAGGAATTTCTCACCTTGGCCATCACCAAGCTTCAGTTCAGTGGGTTGCTAACTCTGTGGAGCAAAGGCTCAAGGAGAACCCTAATTACAAACCAAAGGAAATATTGGAAGAGATTCACAGGGTTCATGGTATTACCTTATCGTACAAGCAAGCATGGAGAGGTAAGGAGCGTATCATGGCTGCAATGCGTGGATCTTTTGAAGAAGGCTACCGCTTGCTTCCGCAATACTGTGAACAGGTGAAACGCACTAATCCAGGAAGTATTGCATCTGTTTATGGAAGCCCAGTCGATTGTTGCTTCCAACGTCTCTTTATTTCCTTTCAAGCATCCATATATGGTTTTTTAAATGCTTGTCGGCCACTCTTAGGGCTTGACAGGACATATTTAAAGAGTAAGTATCTTGGAACATTGCTTCTTGCTACTGGATTTGATGGTGATGGGGCTCTCTTTCCTTTGGCATTTGGAGTCGTTGATGAGGAGAATGATGAGAACTGGATGTGGTTTCTGTCTGAACTTCATAACCTACTTGAGATTCACACTGAAAACATGCCAAGGCTCACCATTTTGTCTGATAGACAGAAGGGAATCGTGGATGGAGTGGAAGCAAATTTTCCCACTGCTTTCCATGGATTTTGTATGCGCCACTTGAGTGATAGCTTCCGTAAGGAATTTAATAACACCATGCTTGTCAATCTCCTATGGGATGCAGCTAATGCTCTTACTGTGATTGAATTCGAAGCAAAAATTTTGGAGATTGAAGAGATATCACAAGACGCCGCATATTGGATTCGAAGAATCCCACCTCGCCTCTGGGCCACTGCTTATTTTGAGGGGCAAAGGTTTGGTCATTTGACAGCCAACATTGTTGAATCTTTAAACACTTGGATATTGGAGGCATCTGGACTTCCAATAATTCAAATGATGGAATGTATCAGAAGGCAGCTAATGACTTGGTTTAATGAGCGCCGGGAGACCAGTATGCAGTGGACGTCAATACTCGTCCCTTCCGCCGAGAGACGAGTAGCAGAAGCTCTTGATCGGGCACGCACGTATCAGGTTCTTCGCGCCAACGATGCTGAGTTTGAAGTAATATCTCATGAAGGAACAAACATAGTAGATATCAGGAACCGTTGCTGTCTTTGCCGTGGCTGGCAGCTCTATGGTTTGCCCTGTGCACATGCTGTGGCAGCACTTCTCTCCTGCAGgcagaatgtgcatagattcaCAGAAAGCTGTTTCACTGTAGCAACTTACCGCAAGACATACTCACAAACCATACATCCAATTCCTGATAAATCCCTGTGGAAGGAGTTGTCTGAAGGGGATGCCAATGCTGCCAAAGCTACAGAGATTGTTATCAATCCACCTAAATCACTGAGACCACCTGGGAGACCGAGAAAGAAGAGAGTTCGTGCAGAAGACCGTGGTCGTGTTAAGCGAGTGGTGCATTGTAGCCGTTGCAATCAAACAGGACATTTTAGAACCACATGTGCAGCTCCCATTTAA
- the LOC114190497 gene encoding phosphoribosylaminoimidazole carboxylase, chloroplastic has protein sequence MLHSARVVLSGHSTIPAFAFRPSNPCIKTTSSLGFYMEQSPSLKLKQCHQPHLACQATSRDDDDASLRNDEPPVHGISEVVVGVLGGGQLGRMMCQAASQMAIKVMVLDPQENCPASSLSYHHMVGSFDESTKVEEFAKRCGVLTVEIEHVDVDTLEKLEKQGVDCQPKASTVRIIQDKYQQKVHFSKHGIPLPEFMKIDDLESAKKVGELFGYPLMIKSRRLAYDGRGNFVAKSEEELSSAVDALGGFDRGLYAEKWAPFVKELAVIVARGRDNSISCYPVVETIHRDNICHIVKAPANVKWKTRELATEVAVNAVKSLEGAGVFAVELFLTNDGEILLNEVAPRPHNSGHHTIESCHTSQFEQHLRAVVGLPLGDPSLKTPAAIMYNILGEEEGELGFQLAHELMKRALAIPGASVHWYDKPEMRKQRKMGHITIVGPSLNNIESNLAILLEGKRLHDKTAVAPRVGIIMGSDSDLPVMKSAAEILEMFGVPHEVRIVSAHRTPELMFSYASSAHERGIQVIIAGAGGAAHLPGMVAALTPLPVVGVPVRASTLDGLDSLLSIVQMPRGVPVATVAVNNATNAGLLAVRILGVANDNLLSRMSQYQEDQKEIVLNKGDKLEKHGWESYLKNS, from the exons ATGCTTCACAGTGCACGCGTAGTATTGTCAGGCCACTCCACCATCCCAGCTTTTGCCTTCAGACCCTCTAATCCCTGTATTAAGACAACCTCTTCACTTGGTTTCTACATGGAGCAATCTCCTTCTTTAAAGCTAAAACAGTGTCACCAGCCCCATCTTGCCTGTCAAGCGACATCACGGGATGATGATGATGCTTCTCTAAG GAATGATGAACCACCTGTTCATGGAATATCTGAAGTGGTTGTTGGGGTTCTGGGAGGTGGGCAACTTGGTCGTATGATGTGTCAAGCCGCTTCTCAGATGGCCATTAAAGTCATGGTTTTGGATCCGCAAGAAAATTGCCCTGCTAGTTCTCTCTCTTATCATCATATGGTCGGAAGCTTTGACGAAAGCACTAAAGTGGAGGAATTTGCCAAGAG ATGTGGAGTATTGACCGTTGAAATTGAACATGTTGATGTTGATACATTGGAAAAACTTGAGAAACAGGGAGTTGACTGCCAGCCCAAAGCCTCTACAGTCAGAATTATTCAG GATAAGTATCAACAAAAGGTTCACTTCTCCAAGCATGGCATTCCACTTCCTGAATTTATGAAG ATAGATGATCTTGAAAGTGCTAAGAAAGTTGGGGAACTCTTTGGGTATCCTCTTATGATTAAGAGTAGGAGACTAGCTTATGATGGGCGAGGAAATTTTGTTGCTAAAAGTGAAGAGGAACTTTCATCTGCTGTGGATG CTCTAGGAGGATTTGATCGAGGTTTATATGCTGAAAAATGGGCACCTTTTGTCAAG GAACTAGCTGTTATTGTGGCAAGAGGAAGAGACAATTCAATTTCATGTTATCCTGTTGTTGAAACTATTCACAG GGACAATATATGCCACATAGTTAAGGCTCCGGCTAATGTGAAATGGAAGACGAGGGAGCTTGCCACTGAAGTTGCTGTTAATGCTGTTAAGTCCCTGGAAGGTGCCGGTGTGTTTGCAGTTGAATTGTTTTTGACTAATGATGGAGAG attttattaaatgaagTAGCACCTAGACCTCACAACAGTGGGCATCATACAATAGAATCTTGCCATACCTCGCAATTTGAGCAACATTTGCGGGCTGTTGTTGGTCTTCCCCTTGGTGATCCATCATTGAAAACTCCAGCTGCTATCATGTACAACATATTAGGTGAAGAAGAG GGGGAACTTGGTTTTCAATTAGCACATGAATTGATGAAAAGGGCACTGGCCATCCCTGGTGCTTCTGTTCATTGGTATGATAAGCCAG AAATGAGAAAGCAACGGAAGATGGGCCATATAACTATCGTTGGGCCCTCCCTTAACAATATTGAAAGCAATCTTGCAATTCTGCTGGAAGGGAAAAGATTACATGATAAGACTGCTG TTGCTCCACGTGTGGGGATTATAATGGGTTCTGATTCAGATCTGCCTGTTATGAAAAGTGCTGCTGAAATCTTGGAGATGTTTGGTGTGCCTCATGAG GTAAGAATAGTTTCAGCCCACAGGACTCCAGAATTGATGTTTTCTTATGCCTCATCTGCTCATGAACGAGGCATACAAGTCATTATTGCTGGTGCTGGTGGTGCAGCTCACTTGCCTG GTATGGTTGCTGCCCTCACTCCCTTGCCTGTTGTTGGCGTTCCTGTGCGTGCTTCTACCTTGGATGGACTTGATTCACTCTTGTCAATTGTCCAG ATGCCGAGAGGTGTTCCAGTTGCCACTGTTGCAGTTAATAATGCAACTAATGCTGGATTGCTGGCAGTGAGGATATTGGGTGTTGC